The Lysobacter enzymogenes genome window below encodes:
- a CDS encoding dicarboxylate/amino acid:cation symporter yields MSETPNARKPLPLHWKMAIGFLAGLGLGLIVYAAGVGGISWAQLSGQACEAGAAGWRCESLLKLFTEVITGPAGEIFLRLIFMLVIPLLFSALVMGVSEMGDIRSFGRVGWRTLGLTVVMSGLAVLLGLVMVNVFQPGAGMDPAQAQQLMSENAERAQSIVKGSTDAPKGIQMLVSIVPSNVVQAAADDAILAVMFFALMIGVGMVLTKSKAVDTLRDGIQGLFEISMTLIGLVIKLAPYAVFCFMFNLSSQFGWDLLFKLAKYVAVVVSALAIHLFVVYALAIKFIGGRSPLQFFKGAQEAMVLAFSTASSNATLPTALRVADELKLPRRISRFVLTVGATANQNGTALFEGVTVIFLAQFFGVDLSLGQQVMVMLVCILGGIGTAGVPSGSLPVVAMICAMVKVPPEGIGLILGVNHFLDMCRTTLNVTGDIAIASMVSRGVEDPPAETLAD; encoded by the coding sequence ATGAGCGAAACCCCGAACGCGCGCAAGCCGCTGCCGTTGCACTGGAAGATGGCGATCGGCTTCCTGGCCGGCCTCGGCCTGGGCCTGATCGTCTACGCTGCGGGCGTGGGGGGAATCAGCTGGGCGCAGCTCAGCGGCCAAGCCTGCGAGGCCGGCGCCGCCGGCTGGCGCTGCGAGTCGCTGCTCAAGCTGTTCACCGAAGTCATCACCGGCCCGGCCGGCGAAATCTTCCTGCGCCTGATCTTCATGCTGGTGATCCCGCTGCTGTTCTCGGCCCTGGTCATGGGCGTCAGCGAGATGGGCGACATTCGTTCGTTCGGCCGGGTCGGCTGGCGCACGCTCGGGCTGACCGTGGTGATGTCGGGCCTGGCGGTGCTGCTGGGCCTGGTGATGGTCAACGTGTTCCAACCCGGGGCCGGCATGGACCCGGCGCAGGCGCAGCAGTTGATGAGCGAAAACGCCGAGCGCGCGCAGAGCATCGTCAAGGGCAGCACCGACGCGCCCAAGGGCATCCAGATGCTGGTGTCGATCGTGCCCAGCAACGTGGTCCAGGCCGCGGCCGACGACGCCATCCTGGCGGTGATGTTCTTCGCCCTGATGATCGGCGTGGGCATGGTGCTGACCAAGTCCAAGGCGGTCGACACGCTGCGCGACGGCATCCAGGGCCTGTTCGAAATCTCGATGACCCTGATCGGCCTGGTCATCAAGCTGGCGCCGTACGCGGTGTTCTGCTTCATGTTCAACCTGTCCTCGCAGTTCGGCTGGGACCTGCTGTTCAAGCTGGCCAAGTACGTGGCGGTGGTGGTGTCGGCGCTGGCGATCCACCTGTTCGTGGTCTATGCGCTGGCGATCAAGTTCATCGGCGGACGCTCGCCGCTGCAATTCTTCAAGGGCGCGCAGGAAGCGATGGTGCTGGCGTTCTCCACCGCGTCCAGCAACGCGACCCTGCCGACCGCGCTGCGCGTGGCCGACGAACTCAAGCTGCCGCGGCGGATCTCGCGCTTCGTGCTGACCGTCGGCGCGACCGCGAACCAGAACGGCACCGCGCTGTTCGAAGGCGTCACGGTGATCTTCCTGGCCCAGTTCTTCGGCGTGGACCTGAGCTTGGGCCAGCAGGTCATGGTCATGCTGGTGTGCATCCTGGGCGGCATCGGCACCGCCGGCGTCCCCTCGGGCTCGCTGCCGGTGGTGGCGATGATCTGCGCGATGGTCAAGGTGCCGCCGGAAGGCATCGGCCTGATCCTCGGCGTCAACCACTTCCTCGACATGTGCCGGACCACGCTCAACGTCACTGGCGACATCGCGATCGCCTCGATGGTGTCGCGCGGGGTCGAGGATCCGCCGGCGGAGACGCTGGCGGATTGA
- a CDS encoding BatD family protein — MSRYLLKFALFLLLAGFSAGAAAQARAWLDRTSIRAGETVTLNVETTASVGGAPDYAPLAANFETVGTSDDTRIEPSPRGLIARTRYSIELRPLRSGRIQIPGLNVAGIRTQPLELYVEAAPAPAPEQATGASDVFIDAVPDDNNPYVQQAVGWVVRLYASSQVLGGKIDQAVPDGASLTKIGDDVQYQRTLNGQLYTVVERRFLLVPERSGALTMPAAVFEGRVGTTLIEQLTGSGGDARRAVSRARTLQVRPVPADAPQPWLPLRSLTLSYRTTPQQLRVGNSASVIVEASVDGAGLAQMPELQLPPMDGVQVFADPVQADETFVGGRPRVKLTRKFSLVPSREGEVRLEGLRLDWWDVTARAARTASLPPLSWTVGRGIGGTGSAAPAVNPAVAAARSGGADAASADTAPADAAPAAGGAVHKGWAIAAVLFALLWLGTLVWALQLRAQPRAVAASAAPAAAPGQAAAAPLKLNLPALRELIDRGDFDHIASVLRGLASPPAADDDELVERLADPAQRDAVQALRRARWGGGDGVAARNRLRAAFAQGPQWRQGAAQSASPLPPLYPPAS, encoded by the coding sequence ATGTCGCGCTACTTGCTCAAATTCGCGCTGTTCCTGCTGCTGGCCGGCTTCAGCGCCGGCGCCGCGGCGCAGGCGCGCGCGTGGCTGGACCGCACCAGCATCCGCGCGGGCGAAACCGTCACCTTGAACGTGGAGACCACCGCCTCGGTCGGCGGCGCGCCCGATTACGCGCCGCTGGCGGCGAATTTCGAAACCGTCGGCACCAGCGACGACACCCGCATCGAACCGAGCCCGCGCGGGCTGATCGCGCGCACCCGCTACAGCATCGAACTGCGTCCGCTGCGCAGCGGACGCATCCAGATCCCCGGGCTCAACGTCGCCGGCATCCGCACCCAGCCGCTGGAGCTGTACGTGGAAGCCGCGCCGGCGCCGGCGCCGGAACAGGCCACCGGCGCCAGCGACGTGTTCATCGATGCGGTGCCCGACGACAACAATCCCTACGTGCAGCAGGCGGTGGGCTGGGTGGTGCGGCTGTACGCCTCCAGCCAGGTGCTCGGCGGCAAGATCGATCAGGCCGTGCCCGACGGCGCTTCGCTGACCAAGATCGGCGACGACGTGCAGTACCAGCGCACCCTCAACGGCCAGCTCTACACCGTGGTCGAGCGCCGCTTCCTGCTGGTGCCCGAGCGCAGCGGCGCGCTGACCATGCCGGCGGCGGTGTTCGAAGGCCGGGTCGGCACCACCCTGATCGAACAGCTCACCGGTTCCGGCGGCGATGCGCGCCGCGCGGTCAGCCGCGCGCGCACCTTGCAGGTGCGGCCGGTGCCGGCCGATGCGCCGCAGCCGTGGCTGCCGCTGCGCAGCCTGACCCTGAGCTACCGCACCACGCCGCAGCAGTTGCGGGTCGGCAATTCGGCCAGCGTGATCGTCGAGGCCAGCGTCGACGGCGCCGGCCTGGCGCAGATGCCGGAACTGCAGCTGCCGCCGATGGACGGGGTGCAGGTGTTCGCCGATCCGGTCCAGGCCGACGAGACCTTCGTCGGCGGCCGGCCGCGGGTGAAGCTGACCCGCAAGTTCTCGCTGGTGCCCTCGCGCGAAGGCGAGGTGCGGCTGGAAGGCCTGCGCCTGGATTGGTGGGACGTGACCGCGCGCGCCGCGCGCACCGCCAGCCTGCCGCCGCTGAGCTGGACCGTGGGCCGCGGCATCGGCGGCACCGGCTCGGCCGCGCCGGCGGTGAATCCGGCGGTGGCCGCGGCGCGCAGCGGCGGCGCCGATGCGGCGTCCGCCGACACCGCGCCGGCCGACGCCGCGCCCGCCGCCGGCGGCGCGGTGCACAAGGGCTGGGCGATCGCCGCGGTGCTGTTCGCGCTGCTGTGGCTGGGCACGCTGGTGTGGGCGCTGCAACTGCGCGCGCAGCCGCGCGCCGTGGCCGCGTCCGCTGCGCCCGCCGCGGCGCCGGGCCAGGCCGCGGCGGCGCCGTTGAAGTTGAACCTGCCGGCGTTGCGCGAACTGATCGACCGCGGCGACTTCGACCACATCGCCAGCGTGCTGCGCGGACTGGCCTCGCCGCCGGCGGCCGACGACGACGAACTGGTCGAACGCCTCGCCGACCCGGCCCAGCGCGACGCCGTGCAGGCGCTGCGCCGCGCGCGCTGGGGCGGCGGCGACGGCGTCGCCGCGCGCAACCGCCTGCGCGCCGCGTTCGCGCAGGGGCCGCAATGGCGCCAGGGCGCCGCGCAATCCGCCTCGCCGCTGCCGCCGCTGTATCCGCCTGCGAGTTGA